One segment of Clavelina lepadiformis chromosome 2, kaClaLepa1.1, whole genome shotgun sequence DNA contains the following:
- the LOC143447328 gene encoding uncharacterized protein LOC143447328 isoform X4 — protein MYTNQYKYTNGQLDFGLLSNGEDAQSENENGNFERMLEADQRNADKPEAQIPTSHTTANNANIFEFQNCKIGQVGNNNSSTSYHIKNYVYATPNTQFGDDQNRNQGERHNTTASDSFEEDNVSNNPADEEHSPWMNTFPDNHAKSDSSLLASIEQSCILDLKNDVEDSSGALSGQNQTTTSDDNSSSFTHNLNKERSFSSTWFWRIFGYGPPTEDGPEFIEMRNL, from the exons ATGTACACTAACCAGTACAAATACACCAACG GCCAGCTTGATTTTGGACTTTTAAGCAACGGTGAAG ATGCACAGTCTGAAAATGAAAACGGGAATTTTGAGCGAATGCTAGAGGCAGATCAACGCAATG CTGACAAACCTGAAGCTCAAATACCAACAAGTCACACAACGGCAaacaatgcaaacatttttgaatttcAGAACTGCAAAATTGGACAAGTGGGCAACAATAATTCCTCCACATCATATCACATAAAAAACTATGTGTATGCGACGCCCAATACACAATTTGGAG ATGACCAAAACAGGAATCAAGGTGAACGACATAACACAACGGCTAGCGACTCGTTTGAAGAGGATAATGTAAGCAATAACCCTGCAGATGAAG aacACTCGCCATGGATGAATACTTTCCCCGACAATCATGCTAAGTCAGACTCGTCACTTCTTGCAAGTATTGAACAAAGTTGCATCCTTGACTTGAAAAACGACGTTGAGG ATAGCTCAGGAGCATTAAGCGGTCAGAATCAAACAACTACAAGCGATGACAATTCTTCATCTTTCACGCATAACCTCAATAAAGAACGTTCGTTTTCATCAACTTGGTTTTGGAGGATATTTGGTTACGGACCACCGACAGAAGATGGACCAGAATTTATCGAAATGCGTAATTTATAG
- the LOC143447328 gene encoding uncharacterized protein LOC143447328 isoform X2: MNVMRDQIRVESSLSRSSLPLPTKKLKTFLNNTIFLSVALVSSAKLRVLYSMECILKQKVIISKSVKTTRPDVKDRRTKEEQLGVRYSHLKHVYSRINKEKFEMSCCLSPLFAKKSKRSRRKAKKNLTHNDGNPVHESITALNDAAGVPAEQQYNPGLNYIPRQVEPDAQSENENGNFERMLEADQRNADKPEAQIPTSHTTANNANIFEFQNCKIGQVGNNNSSTSYHIKNYVYATPNTQFGEHSPWMNTFPDNHAKSDSSLLASIEQSCILDLKNDVEDSSGALSGQNQTTTSDDNSSSFTHNLNKERSFSSTWFWRIFGYGPPTEDGPEFIEMRNL; the protein is encoded by the exons ATGAATGTTATGCGAGATCAGATTCGCGTGGAATCATCATTATCAAGATCATCACTTCCTTTGCcaactaaaaagttaaaaacgtttCTGAATAACACAATCTTTTTAAGTGTTGCGTTAGTTTCATCGGCCAAATTAAGAGTTTTGTATTCTATGGAAtgcattttgaaacaaaaagtgATTATTTCTAAGTCAGTAAAGACCACACGGCCCGATGTTAAAGATAGACG AACAAAAGAGGAACAACTCGGTGTTAGGTATAGCCATTTGAAACACGTCTATAGCAGAATAAACAAA GAGAAGTTCGAAATGTCATGCTGTTTATCGCCGCTCTTCGCAAAGAAGTCAAAACGATCCAGAAGAAAGGCGAAGAAAAATTTGACACATAACGACGGTAATCCCGTGCATGAATCCATTACAGCGCTAAACGATGCAGCGGGAGTTCCAGCTGAACAACAATACAACCCTGGTTTAAATTACATACCGAGACAAGTGGAACCTg ATGCACAGTCTGAAAATGAAAACGGGAATTTTGAGCGAATGCTAGAGGCAGATCAACGCAATG CTGACAAACCTGAAGCTCAAATACCAACAAGTCACACAACGGCAaacaatgcaaacatttttgaatttcAGAACTGCAAAATTGGACAAGTGGGCAACAATAATTCCTCCACATCATATCACATAAAAAACTATGTGTATGCGACGCCCAATACACAATTTGGAG aacACTCGCCATGGATGAATACTTTCCCCGACAATCATGCTAAGTCAGACTCGTCACTTCTTGCAAGTATTGAACAAAGTTGCATCCTTGACTTGAAAAACGACGTTGAGG ATAGCTCAGGAGCATTAAGCGGTCAGAATCAAACAACTACAAGCGATGACAATTCTTCATCTTTCACGCATAACCTCAATAAAGAACGTTCGTTTTCATCAACTTGGTTTTGGAGGATATTTGGTTACGGACCACCGACAGAAGATGGACCAGAATTTATCGAAATGCGTAATTTATAG
- the LOC143447328 gene encoding uncharacterized protein LOC143447328 isoform X1, with the protein MNVMRDQIRVESSLSRSSLPLPTKKLKTFLNNTIFLSVALVSSAKLRVLYSMECILKQKVIISKSVKTTRPDVKDRRTKEEQLGVRYSHLKHVYSRINKEKFEMSCCLSPLFAKKSKRSRRKAKKNLTHNDGNPVHESITALNDAAGVPAEQQYNPGLNYIPRQVEPDAQSENENGNFERMLEADQRNADKPEAQIPTSHTTANNANIFEFQNCKIGQVGNNNSSTSYHIKNYVYATPNTQFGDDQNRNQGERHNTTASDSFEEDNVSNNPADEEHSPWMNTFPDNHAKSDSSLLASIEQSCILDLKNDVEDSSGALSGQNQTTTSDDNSSSFTHNLNKERSFSSTWFWRIFGYGPPTEDGPEFIEMRNL; encoded by the exons ATGAATGTTATGCGAGATCAGATTCGCGTGGAATCATCATTATCAAGATCATCACTTCCTTTGCcaactaaaaagttaaaaacgtttCTGAATAACACAATCTTTTTAAGTGTTGCGTTAGTTTCATCGGCCAAATTAAGAGTTTTGTATTCTATGGAAtgcattttgaaacaaaaagtgATTATTTCTAAGTCAGTAAAGACCACACGGCCCGATGTTAAAGATAGACG AACAAAAGAGGAACAACTCGGTGTTAGGTATAGCCATTTGAAACACGTCTATAGCAGAATAAACAAA GAGAAGTTCGAAATGTCATGCTGTTTATCGCCGCTCTTCGCAAAGAAGTCAAAACGATCCAGAAGAAAGGCGAAGAAAAATTTGACACATAACGACGGTAATCCCGTGCATGAATCCATTACAGCGCTAAACGATGCAGCGGGAGTTCCAGCTGAACAACAATACAACCCTGGTTTAAATTACATACCGAGACAAGTGGAACCTg ATGCACAGTCTGAAAATGAAAACGGGAATTTTGAGCGAATGCTAGAGGCAGATCAACGCAATG CTGACAAACCTGAAGCTCAAATACCAACAAGTCACACAACGGCAaacaatgcaaacatttttgaatttcAGAACTGCAAAATTGGACAAGTGGGCAACAATAATTCCTCCACATCATATCACATAAAAAACTATGTGTATGCGACGCCCAATACACAATTTGGAG ATGACCAAAACAGGAATCAAGGTGAACGACATAACACAACGGCTAGCGACTCGTTTGAAGAGGATAATGTAAGCAATAACCCTGCAGATGAAG aacACTCGCCATGGATGAATACTTTCCCCGACAATCATGCTAAGTCAGACTCGTCACTTCTTGCAAGTATTGAACAAAGTTGCATCCTTGACTTGAAAAACGACGTTGAGG ATAGCTCAGGAGCATTAAGCGGTCAGAATCAAACAACTACAAGCGATGACAATTCTTCATCTTTCACGCATAACCTCAATAAAGAACGTTCGTTTTCATCAACTTGGTTTTGGAGGATATTTGGTTACGGACCACCGACAGAAGATGGACCAGAATTTATCGAAATGCGTAATTTATAG
- the LOC143447328 gene encoding uncharacterized protein LOC143447328 isoform X3: protein MSCCLSPLFAKKSKRSRRKAKKNLTHNDGNPVHESITALNDAAGVPAEQQYNPGLNYIPRQVEPDAQSENENGNFERMLEADQRNADKPEAQIPTSHTTANNANIFEFQNCKIGQVGNNNSSTSYHIKNYVYATPNTQFGDDQNRNQGERHNTTASDSFEEDNVSNNPADEEHSPWMNTFPDNHAKSDSSLLASIEQSCILDLKNDVEDSSGALSGQNQTTTSDDNSSSFTHNLNKERSFSSTWFWRIFGYGPPTEDGPEFIEMRNL from the exons ATGTCATGCTGTTTATCGCCGCTCTTCGCAAAGAAGTCAAAACGATCCAGAAGAAAGGCGAAGAAAAATTTGACACATAACGACGGTAATCCCGTGCATGAATCCATTACAGCGCTAAACGATGCAGCGGGAGTTCCAGCTGAACAACAATACAACCCTGGTTTAAATTACATACCGAGACAAGTGGAACCTg ATGCACAGTCTGAAAATGAAAACGGGAATTTTGAGCGAATGCTAGAGGCAGATCAACGCAATG CTGACAAACCTGAAGCTCAAATACCAACAAGTCACACAACGGCAaacaatgcaaacatttttgaatttcAGAACTGCAAAATTGGACAAGTGGGCAACAATAATTCCTCCACATCATATCACATAAAAAACTATGTGTATGCGACGCCCAATACACAATTTGGAG ATGACCAAAACAGGAATCAAGGTGAACGACATAACACAACGGCTAGCGACTCGTTTGAAGAGGATAATGTAAGCAATAACCCTGCAGATGAAG aacACTCGCCATGGATGAATACTTTCCCCGACAATCATGCTAAGTCAGACTCGTCACTTCTTGCAAGTATTGAACAAAGTTGCATCCTTGACTTGAAAAACGACGTTGAGG ATAGCTCAGGAGCATTAAGCGGTCAGAATCAAACAACTACAAGCGATGACAATTCTTCATCTTTCACGCATAACCTCAATAAAGAACGTTCGTTTTCATCAACTTGGTTTTGGAGGATATTTGGTTACGGACCACCGACAGAAGATGGACCAGAATTTATCGAAATGCGTAATTTATAG
- the LOC143446160 gene encoding uncharacterized protein LOC143446160, translated as MLHSRNESTDPNSQKTSQITTTQPAYSTEMNLSKLFATASTQQTNILASNAVPDLLAAAALRSMLSQSLLQTSVLSSPSLPLPALTFSPSQIATVCESLQQSGDVERLARFLWSLPAVPGVLEVLNTNETVLRARAIVAFHQGHYRDLYAILENHRFTDKETHSRLQALWLEAHYQEAEKLRGRALGPVDKYRIRKKFPLPRTIWDGEQKTHCFKERTRTLLREWYLQNPYPNPSKKRELANATGLTPTQVGNWFKNRRQRDRAADAKNRRLQNESNPRVCSHENSPTGHSSGSVRHCQDPSGLYWAGKLSNFPIGFPNYGLNFADGSFSSPTSFCSPSNFSLPLTSLRKFSSSSSHLASPKEKNNHFTDVESVSSSSSTSQTIAELEQSNDVKETKSSKDGPEPPKKAEEY; from the exons ATGTTGCACAGTAGAAATGAGAGCACAGATCCGAACTCACAGAAGACTTCGCAAATTACGACCACGCAACCAGCTTATTCTACTGAGATgaatttatcaaaactttttgCCACTGCTTCCACGCAGCAAACGAATATTCTGGCTTCGAACGCCGTTCCCGATCTATTGGCAGCGGCCGCTCTTCGTTCGATGTTGAGTCAGAGTTTACTTCAAACCTCAGTACTTTCAAGCCCAAGTTTACCTTTACCCGCCTTGACGTTCAGTCCGTCACAAATTGCAACTGTTTGCGAAAGCCTTCAACAAAGTGGTGATGTGGAACGTTTGGCTCGATTTCTCTGGTCCTTACCGGCAGTACCAGGAGTACTTGAAGTTCTCAATACCAATGAAACGGTTCTGCGTGCCCGCGCAATTGTCGCTTTTCATCAGGGTCATTATCGCGACCTCTACGCCATTTTGGAAAACCACCGGTTCACCGACAAGGAGACGCACAGTCGGCTGCAG GCTCTGTGGTTGGAAGCTCACTACCAGGAAGCAGAAAAACTTCGCGGAAGAGCGTTAGGACCTGTCGATAAATATAGAATCCGCAAAAAGTTTCCGCTTCCTAGGACAATCTGGGATGGAGAACAAAAAACTCATTGTTTCAag GAAAGAACTCGGACTTTGTTGCGAGAATGGTACTTGCAGAATCCTTATCCAAACCCGTCCAAGAAAAGAGAATTAGCGAATGCCACTGGACTTACACCAACGCAAGTGGGGAACTGGTTCAAAAACAGAAGACAGCGAGATAGAGCGGCTGACGCTAAAAACAG ACGACTCCAGAACGAATCAAACCCCCGAGTATGCAGCCATGAAAATTCACCCACAGGTCATTCGAGTGGATCAGTTCGTCACTGTCAAGATCCATCCGGACTTTATTGGGCTGGAAAGCTCTCCAATTTTCCCATCGGTTTTCCGAATTATGGACTCAATTTTGCTGACGGCAGTTTTTCTTCTCCGACTTCGTTCTGCTCACCTTCAAACTTCTCCCTTCCACTGACATCGCTCCGAAAAttttcctcttcttcttctcaCCTTGCTTCTccaaaagagaaaaacaatcatttcacCGACGTGGAATCGGTTTCGTCATCTTCCTCAACATCGCAAACTATTGCAGAATTGGAACAAAGCAATGACGTCAAAGAAACTAAATCAAGCAAAGATGGGCCGGAACCGCCGAAAAAAGCCGAGGAATACTAA